One Chanodichthys erythropterus isolate Z2021 chromosome 10, ASM2448905v1, whole genome shotgun sequence DNA segment encodes these proteins:
- the LOC137027888 gene encoding zinc finger protein 721-like: MSDPESCTMEHEDTEEQRDLMEQNEESEKPSKGDENHHVKTGEKSLRRDKNSFPHREKPHTCDQCGKSCRLKSNLRTHMKIHTGERPYKCDQCGKSYIQEGNLKNHLKIHTGEKPFTCDQCGKSFAQKGTLKRHMIIHTGERPYTCDQCGMSFAHKSVLNGHMKMHTGEKPHTCDKCGKRFAQKYNLKKHMVIHTGEKPHTCDQCGKSFTQKQTLKEHMRIHTGEKPYPCDQCGRSYGHKEHLKIHMKTHTGEKPYTCDQCWKSFAQKGHLKGHMRIHTGEKPYTCDQCGKSFAQKGQVKSHMKIHTGEKPYTCDQCGKSFTHAKSLKLHLRSHSGEKTQFYCDQCGKTYCSASSLRVHLKVHSKEKPHMCSLCGKCFSLLSGLKIHQKRHSRVKNHMCFDCGKTFVIYAELKWHRRTHTGENPYKCSHCDKRFYRPGSLKTHERIHTGEKPHTCDQCGKSFTQKSTLKVHMKIHTGEKPYTCDHCGKSFAQKAGLTEHMKIHTGERPYTCDQCGKSFTQKSALNEHMKIHSGVKPHTCDQCGKSFTQKSALNEHMKIHSGVKPHTCDQCGKSFTHANTLKLHLRFHSGERPYNCDQCGKACFTTSNLKVHMKVHTKEKPYTCSLCGKSFSQLGGLKVHQQRHSGVKNHMCFDCGKTFVTDAALKVHQKIHTGEKASK; encoded by the exons atgagtgatccagagtCCTGCACAATGGAGcatgaagatactgaagaacaaagag actTAATGGAACAGAATGAGGAGAGTGAAAAACCGAGCAAAGGAGATGAGAATCATCATGTTAAAACTGGAGAAAAATCTTTGAGGAGGGACAAAAATTCTTTCCCACA TAGAGAGAAGCCacacacgtgtgatcagtgtgggaagagttgcAGACTAAAAAGCAATCTTAGGACACACATGaaaatccacactggagagaggccATAcaaatgtgatcagtgtggaaagagttacaTACAAGAAGGAAACCTTAAGAATCACTTAAAAATCCACacaggagagaagccttttacatgtgatcaatgtgggaagagtttcgcACAAAAAGGAACCCTGAAGAGACACATGataatccacactggagagaggccgtacacatgtgatcaatgtgggatgAGTTTTGCACACAAATCAGTCCTCAATGGACATATGAAAAtgcacactggagaaaagccgcACACATGTGATAAGTGTGGTAAAagatttgcacaaaaatataaCCTTAAGAAACACATGGTAATCCACACAGGAGAGAAACCgcacacatgtgatcagtgcggGAAGAGTTTCACTCAAAAACAAACCCTCAAAgaacacatgaggatccacaccggagagaaaCCATAcccatgtgatcagtgtgggaggAGTTATGGACATAAAGAACACCTTAAGATACACATGAAAacccacactggagagaagccgtacacatgtgatcagtgctggaagagttttgcacaaaaaggaCACCTTAAGggacacatgaggatccacactggagagaagccgtacacatgtgatcaatgtgggaagagttttgcacaaaaaggaCAAGTTAAGTCACACATGaaaatccacactggagagaagccgtacacatgtgatcagtgcgggaagagtttcacacatGCAAAGAGTCTTAAATTACATCTGCGTTCTCACTCGGGAGAAAAAACACAGTTTtactgtgatcagtgtgggaaaaCTTATTGTTCTGCATCATCCCTAAGGGTCCACCTGAAAGTTCATTCAAAAGAAAAGCCTCACATGTGTTCTTTGTGTGGAAAGTGTTTTAGTCTACTGAGTGGCTTAAAAATACACCAGAAAAGACACAGTCGAGTAAAGAATCATATGTGCTTTGATTGTGGGAAGACCTTTGTTATTTATGCTGAATTGAAATGGCACCGgagaactcacactggagaaaatccttacaagtgttcacactgtgacaagagattttATCGGCCAGGATCTCTTAAAActcatgagaggatccacactggagagaaaccgcacacatgtgatcagtgtgggaagagtttcacacaaaaaaGTACCCTCAAAGTTCACATGaaaatccacactggagagaagccgtacacATGTGATCACTGTGGGAagagttttgcacaaaaagcaGGCCTTACGGAACACATGaaaatccacactggagagaggccatacacatgtgatcaatgtgggaagagtttcacacaaaaatCAGCCCTCAATGAACACATGAAAATCCACTCTGGAGTGAAGCCgcacacatgtgatcaatgtgggaagagtttcacacaaaaatCAGCCCTCAATGAACACATGAAAATCCACTCTGGAGTGAAGCCgcacacatgtgatcaatgtgggaagagttttacACATGCAAACACTCTTAAATTACATCTGCGTTTTCATTCTGGAGAAAGACCATATAACTGTGACCAGTGCGGGAAAGCTTGTTTTACAACATCAAACCTAAAGGTCCACATGAAAGTTCACACAAAGGAGAAGCCTTACACGTGTTctttgtgtggaaagagttttagtCAGCTGGGAGGTTTAAAAGTACATCAGCAAAGACACAGTGGTGTGAAGAATCACATGTGCTTTGATTGTGGGAAGACCTTTGTTACAGATGCTGCACTGAAAGTACACCAgaaaattcacactggagaaaaagcTTCCAAGTAA
- the strip1 gene encoding striatin-interacting protein 1 homolog isoform X3 has protein sequence MDGVGLSANNKQKQNQMLPNKMRGEFTRNQRKDSEGLSDAPDLEFEYSDSDKWTIELSELYSYTEGPEFLLNRKCFEEDFHTHMPDQKWTELDSVQHRAHAMRLLDGLDVIGRERRLKVARAILYMAQGTFGECSSEMEVQHWMRYNVFLLLDVGAFTALVELLNMEIDAACSSAVRKPAISLADSTDLRVLLNIMYLMVETIQREEATDSPEWRTIRETFKSELGSPLYNHEPVSVMLFGMVTKFCSGHAPHFPMKKVLLLLWKTILFTLGGFEQLQCCKVSKRVALGLPPLPEDSIRVVRSMRAASPPASASDLIEQQQRRARREHKALIKQDNLDAFNEKDPYKADDTREDEEENDDNDNSLEAEPFPLERDEVMPPPIPHPPSERVCFPKGLPWAPKVREKDIENFLESSRSKFIGYTLGNDTDTVVGLPRPIHESIKTLKQHKYVSIAEVQIAKEEEYQKTPLSGGEEELELCATELLYQGILPSLPQYMIALLKILLAAAPTSKAKTDSINILADVLPEEMPTTVLQSMKLGVDVNRHKEIIVKAISAILLLLLKHFKLNHVYQFEYMAQHLVFANCIPLILKFFNQNIMSYITAKNSISALDFPHCVVHELPELTAESLEAGDNNQFCWRNLFSCINLLRILNKLTKWKHSRTMMLVVFKSAPILKRALKVKQAMMQLYVLKLLKVQTKYLGRQWRKSNMKTMSAIYQKVRHRLNDDWAYGNADLDARPWDFQAEECALRANIERFNSRRYDKNQSNPEFLPVDNCLQSVLGQRIDLPEDFQMNYDLWLEREVFSKPISWEELLQ, from the exons ATGGACGGTGTCGGTTTAAGTGCTaacaacaaacagaaacaaaatcaaATGTTGCCGAATAAAATGCGAGGCGAGTTCACCAGAAATCAGAGGAAAGACTCTGAG GGATTATCAGATGCTCCCGATTTGGAGTTTGAATATTCAGATTCCGATAAATGGACAATTGAACTGTCAG AGTTGTACAGTTACACAGAGGGACCAGAGTTTCTACTCAACAGAAAGTGTTTCGAAGAAGATTTCCACACTCATA TGCCCGATCAGAAATGGACCGAACTGGATTCGGTTCAGCACAGAGCTCACGCCATGCGTCTGCTGGACGGACTGGACGTGATCGGCCGAGAACGCCGATTAAAAGTTGCCAGAGCCATCTTGTATATGGCTCAAG gtaCATTTGGTGAGTGTTCTTCAGAAATGGAGGTGCAGCACTGGATGAGGTATAACGTCTTCCTGCTGCTGGATGTGGGAGCGTTCACTGCGCTAGTGGAGCTGCTCAACATGGAGATAGA TGCTGCGTGCAGCAGTGCGGTCAGGAAACCCGCCATCTCACTGGCTGACAGCACTGATCTCAG GGTGTTGCTGAACATCATGTACCTGATGGTGGAGACCATCCAGCGTGAAGAAGCCACAGACAGTCCAGAGTGGAGAACCATTAGAGAAACCTTCAAATCTGAACTAG GTTCTCCTCTTTATAACCATGAGCCCGTCTCCGTCATGCTGTTCGGGATGGTGACCAAGTTCTGCAGTGGCCACGCGCCCCATTTCCCCATGAAGAAAGTCCTGCTGCTGCTCTGGAAGACCATCCTG TTCACTCTGGGAGGGTTTGAGCAGCTGCAGTGCTGTAAGGTCAGTAAACGGGTGGCATTGGGTCTCCCGCCGCTGCCGGAGGACAGTATCCGTGTGGTGCGGAGCATGAGAGCTGCGTCCCCGCCTGCGTCCGCCTCTGACCTGATTGAGCAACAACAGAGACGTGCCCGGAGAGAACACAAG GCTCTTATAAAGCAGGACAATCTGGACGCGTTTAACGAGAAGGACCCATATAAAGCCGATGACACCCGTGAGGACGAAGAGGAAAACGACGACAATGACAATTCTCTAGAGGCGGAGCCTTTCCCGCTGGAGCGCGATGAGGTCATGCCGCCACCCATCCCGCACCCCCCCTCTGAGAGGGTCTGTTTTCCCAAGGGTCTGCCGTGGGCTCCGAAAGTCAG GGAAAAGGATATTGAGAACTTCCTGGAGTCCAGCAGGAGTAAATTCATCGGTTACACGCTGGGAAA TGACACGGATACAGTGGTCGGTTTGCCCAGACCCATACACGAAAGCATCAAAACTCTCAAACAG cACAAGTATGTGTCCATCGCTGAGGTCCAGATCGCTAAAGAAGAGGAGTATCAGAAGACCCCTCTGTCCGGC gGTGAGGAAGAGCTGGAGTTGTGTGCCACAGAGCTCTTGTACCAGGGTATTTTACCCAGTTTACCACAGTATATG atcGCACTGCTCAAGATCCTGTTGGCTGCTGCTCCCACATCCAAAGCCAAGACCGACTCCATCAACATCCTGGCAGACGTGCTGCCTGAGGAAATGCC CACTACGGTTCTTCAGAGTATGAAGTTGGGCGTAGATGTGAATCGCCATAAAGAAATCATCGTCAAAGCCATTTCAGCCATACTGCTGCTGCTACTGAAACACTTCAAACTCAACCACGTCTATCAG TTTGAGTACATGGCGCAGCATCTGGTGTTTGCCAACTGCATCCCGCTGATCCTGAAGTTCTTCAACCAGAACATCATGTCCTACATCACTGCTAAAAACAG TATCTCGGCTCTGGATTTCCCGCACTGCGTCGTTCACGAGCTTCCGGAGCTCACCGCTGAGAGTCTG GAAGCTGGTGATAATAATCAGTTCTGCTGGAGGAACTTGTTCTCCTGTATTAATCTGTTGCGCATCCTCAATAAACTCACCAAATGGAAGCACTCCAGGACCATG ATGTTGGTGGTTTTCAAATCGGCTCCCATCCTGAAGAGGGCGCTGAAGGTTAAGCAGGCCATGATGCAGCTCTATGTGCTCAAGCTGCTCAAAGTCCAGACAAAGTATCTGGGGCGGCAATGGAGGAAGAGCAACATGAAAACCATGTCGGCGATATACCAGAAGGTGCGTCATCGCCTCAACGATGACTGGGCCTATGGAAACG CAGACCTGGATGCTCGCCCCTGGGACTTCCAGGCAGAAGAATGCGCCCTACGTGCCAACATCGAACGGTTCAACAGCCGACGCTACGACAAGAACCAGAGCAACCCAGAATTCCTCCCGGTGGACAACTGCCTTCAAAGTGTGCTTGGACAGCGGATCGACCTTCCAGAAGACTTCCAAATGAACTATGACCTCTGGCTGGAGCGTGAAGTCTTTTCCAAACCCATTTCCTGGGAAGAGCTCCTGCAGTGA
- the strip1 gene encoding striatin-interacting protein 1 homolog isoform X2, with protein MDGVGLSANNKQKQNQMLPNKMRGEFTRNQRKDSEGLSDAPDLEFEYSDSDKWTIELSELYSYTEGPEFLLNRKCFEEDFHTHMPDQKWTELDSVQHRAHAMRLLDGLDVIGRERRLKVARAILYMAQGTFGECSSEMEVQHWMRYNVFLLLDVGAFTALVELLNMEIDNSAACSSAVRKPAISLADSTDLRVLLNIMYLMVETIQREEATDSPEWRTIRETFKSELGSPLYNHEPVSVMLFGMVTKFCSGHAPHFPMKKVLLLLWKTILFTLGGFEQLQCCKVSKRVALGLPPLPEDSIRVVRSMRAASPPASASDLIEQQQRRARREHKALIKQDNLDAFNEKDPYKADDTREDEEENDDNDNSLEAEPFPLERDEVMPPPIPHPPSERVCFPKGLPWAPKVREKDIENFLESSRSKFIGYTLGNDTDTVVGLPRPIHESIKTLKQHKYVSIAEVQIAKEEEYQKTPLSGGEEELELCATELLYQGILPSLPQYMIALLKILLAAAPTSKAKTDSINILADVLPEEMPTTVLQSMKLGVDVNRHKEIIVKAISAILLLLLKHFKLNHVYQFEYMAQHLVFANCIPLILKFFNQNIMSYITAKNSISALDFPHCVVHELPELTAESLEAGDNNQFCWRNLFSCINLLRILNKLTKWKHSRTMMLVVFKSAPILKRALKVKQAMMQLYVLKLLKVQTKYLGRQWRKSNMKTMSAIYQKVRHRLNDDWAYGNDLDARPWDFQAEECALRANIERFNSRRYDKNQSNPEFLPVDNCLQSVLGQRIDLPEDFQMNYDLWLEREVFSKPISWEELLQ; from the exons ATGGACGGTGTCGGTTTAAGTGCTaacaacaaacagaaacaaaatcaaATGTTGCCGAATAAAATGCGAGGCGAGTTCACCAGAAATCAGAGGAAAGACTCTGAG GGATTATCAGATGCTCCCGATTTGGAGTTTGAATATTCAGATTCCGATAAATGGACAATTGAACTGTCAG AGTTGTACAGTTACACAGAGGGACCAGAGTTTCTACTCAACAGAAAGTGTTTCGAAGAAGATTTCCACACTCATA TGCCCGATCAGAAATGGACCGAACTGGATTCGGTTCAGCACAGAGCTCACGCCATGCGTCTGCTGGACGGACTGGACGTGATCGGCCGAGAACGCCGATTAAAAGTTGCCAGAGCCATCTTGTATATGGCTCAAG gtaCATTTGGTGAGTGTTCTTCAGAAATGGAGGTGCAGCACTGGATGAGGTATAACGTCTTCCTGCTGCTGGATGTGGGAGCGTTCACTGCGCTAGTGGAGCTGCTCAACATGGAGATAGA TAACAGTGCTGCGTGCAGCAGTGCGGTCAGGAAACCCGCCATCTCACTGGCTGACAGCACTGATCTCAG GGTGTTGCTGAACATCATGTACCTGATGGTGGAGACCATCCAGCGTGAAGAAGCCACAGACAGTCCAGAGTGGAGAACCATTAGAGAAACCTTCAAATCTGAACTAG GTTCTCCTCTTTATAACCATGAGCCCGTCTCCGTCATGCTGTTCGGGATGGTGACCAAGTTCTGCAGTGGCCACGCGCCCCATTTCCCCATGAAGAAAGTCCTGCTGCTGCTCTGGAAGACCATCCTG TTCACTCTGGGAGGGTTTGAGCAGCTGCAGTGCTGTAAGGTCAGTAAACGGGTGGCATTGGGTCTCCCGCCGCTGCCGGAGGACAGTATCCGTGTGGTGCGGAGCATGAGAGCTGCGTCCCCGCCTGCGTCCGCCTCTGACCTGATTGAGCAACAACAGAGACGTGCCCGGAGAGAACACAAG GCTCTTATAAAGCAGGACAATCTGGACGCGTTTAACGAGAAGGACCCATATAAAGCCGATGACACCCGTGAGGACGAAGAGGAAAACGACGACAATGACAATTCTCTAGAGGCGGAGCCTTTCCCGCTGGAGCGCGATGAGGTCATGCCGCCACCCATCCCGCACCCCCCCTCTGAGAGGGTCTGTTTTCCCAAGGGTCTGCCGTGGGCTCCGAAAGTCAG GGAAAAGGATATTGAGAACTTCCTGGAGTCCAGCAGGAGTAAATTCATCGGTTACACGCTGGGAAA TGACACGGATACAGTGGTCGGTTTGCCCAGACCCATACACGAAAGCATCAAAACTCTCAAACAG cACAAGTATGTGTCCATCGCTGAGGTCCAGATCGCTAAAGAAGAGGAGTATCAGAAGACCCCTCTGTCCGGC gGTGAGGAAGAGCTGGAGTTGTGTGCCACAGAGCTCTTGTACCAGGGTATTTTACCCAGTTTACCACAGTATATG atcGCACTGCTCAAGATCCTGTTGGCTGCTGCTCCCACATCCAAAGCCAAGACCGACTCCATCAACATCCTGGCAGACGTGCTGCCTGAGGAAATGCC CACTACGGTTCTTCAGAGTATGAAGTTGGGCGTAGATGTGAATCGCCATAAAGAAATCATCGTCAAAGCCATTTCAGCCATACTGCTGCTGCTACTGAAACACTTCAAACTCAACCACGTCTATCAG TTTGAGTACATGGCGCAGCATCTGGTGTTTGCCAACTGCATCCCGCTGATCCTGAAGTTCTTCAACCAGAACATCATGTCCTACATCACTGCTAAAAACAG TATCTCGGCTCTGGATTTCCCGCACTGCGTCGTTCACGAGCTTCCGGAGCTCACCGCTGAGAGTCTG GAAGCTGGTGATAATAATCAGTTCTGCTGGAGGAACTTGTTCTCCTGTATTAATCTGTTGCGCATCCTCAATAAACTCACCAAATGGAAGCACTCCAGGACCATG ATGTTGGTGGTTTTCAAATCGGCTCCCATCCTGAAGAGGGCGCTGAAGGTTAAGCAGGCCATGATGCAGCTCTATGTGCTCAAGCTGCTCAAAGTCCAGACAAAGTATCTGGGGCGGCAATGGAGGAAGAGCAACATGAAAACCATGTCGGCGATATACCAGAAGGTGCGTCATCGCCTCAACGATGACTGGGCCTATGGAAACG ACCTGGATGCTCGCCCCTGGGACTTCCAGGCAGAAGAATGCGCCCTACGTGCCAACATCGAACGGTTCAACAGCCGACGCTACGACAAGAACCAGAGCAACCCAGAATTCCTCCCGGTGGACAACTGCCTTCAAAGTGTGCTTGGACAGCGGATCGACCTTCCAGAAGACTTCCAAATGAACTATGACCTCTGGCTGGAGCGTGAAGTCTTTTCCAAACCCATTTCCTGGGAAGAGCTCCTGCAGTGA
- the strip1 gene encoding striatin-interacting protein 1 homolog isoform X1 translates to MDGVGLSANNKQKQNQMLPNKMRGEFTRNQRKDSEGLSDAPDLEFEYSDSDKWTIELSELYSYTEGPEFLLNRKCFEEDFHTHMPDQKWTELDSVQHRAHAMRLLDGLDVIGRERRLKVARAILYMAQGTFGECSSEMEVQHWMRYNVFLLLDVGAFTALVELLNMEIDNSAACSSAVRKPAISLADSTDLRVLLNIMYLMVETIQREEATDSPEWRTIRETFKSELGSPLYNHEPVSVMLFGMVTKFCSGHAPHFPMKKVLLLLWKTILFTLGGFEQLQCCKVSKRVALGLPPLPEDSIRVVRSMRAASPPASASDLIEQQQRRARREHKALIKQDNLDAFNEKDPYKADDTREDEEENDDNDNSLEAEPFPLERDEVMPPPIPHPPSERVCFPKGLPWAPKVREKDIENFLESSRSKFIGYTLGNDTDTVVGLPRPIHESIKTLKQHKYVSIAEVQIAKEEEYQKTPLSGGEEELELCATELLYQGILPSLPQYMIALLKILLAAAPTSKAKTDSINILADVLPEEMPTTVLQSMKLGVDVNRHKEIIVKAISAILLLLLKHFKLNHVYQFEYMAQHLVFANCIPLILKFFNQNIMSYITAKNSISALDFPHCVVHELPELTAESLEAGDNNQFCWRNLFSCINLLRILNKLTKWKHSRTMMLVVFKSAPILKRALKVKQAMMQLYVLKLLKVQTKYLGRQWRKSNMKTMSAIYQKVRHRLNDDWAYGNADLDARPWDFQAEECALRANIERFNSRRYDKNQSNPEFLPVDNCLQSVLGQRIDLPEDFQMNYDLWLEREVFSKPISWEELLQ, encoded by the exons ATGGACGGTGTCGGTTTAAGTGCTaacaacaaacagaaacaaaatcaaATGTTGCCGAATAAAATGCGAGGCGAGTTCACCAGAAATCAGAGGAAAGACTCTGAG GGATTATCAGATGCTCCCGATTTGGAGTTTGAATATTCAGATTCCGATAAATGGACAATTGAACTGTCAG AGTTGTACAGTTACACAGAGGGACCAGAGTTTCTACTCAACAGAAAGTGTTTCGAAGAAGATTTCCACACTCATA TGCCCGATCAGAAATGGACCGAACTGGATTCGGTTCAGCACAGAGCTCACGCCATGCGTCTGCTGGACGGACTGGACGTGATCGGCCGAGAACGCCGATTAAAAGTTGCCAGAGCCATCTTGTATATGGCTCAAG gtaCATTTGGTGAGTGTTCTTCAGAAATGGAGGTGCAGCACTGGATGAGGTATAACGTCTTCCTGCTGCTGGATGTGGGAGCGTTCACTGCGCTAGTGGAGCTGCTCAACATGGAGATAGA TAACAGTGCTGCGTGCAGCAGTGCGGTCAGGAAACCCGCCATCTCACTGGCTGACAGCACTGATCTCAG GGTGTTGCTGAACATCATGTACCTGATGGTGGAGACCATCCAGCGTGAAGAAGCCACAGACAGTCCAGAGTGGAGAACCATTAGAGAAACCTTCAAATCTGAACTAG GTTCTCCTCTTTATAACCATGAGCCCGTCTCCGTCATGCTGTTCGGGATGGTGACCAAGTTCTGCAGTGGCCACGCGCCCCATTTCCCCATGAAGAAAGTCCTGCTGCTGCTCTGGAAGACCATCCTG TTCACTCTGGGAGGGTTTGAGCAGCTGCAGTGCTGTAAGGTCAGTAAACGGGTGGCATTGGGTCTCCCGCCGCTGCCGGAGGACAGTATCCGTGTGGTGCGGAGCATGAGAGCTGCGTCCCCGCCTGCGTCCGCCTCTGACCTGATTGAGCAACAACAGAGACGTGCCCGGAGAGAACACAAG GCTCTTATAAAGCAGGACAATCTGGACGCGTTTAACGAGAAGGACCCATATAAAGCCGATGACACCCGTGAGGACGAAGAGGAAAACGACGACAATGACAATTCTCTAGAGGCGGAGCCTTTCCCGCTGGAGCGCGATGAGGTCATGCCGCCACCCATCCCGCACCCCCCCTCTGAGAGGGTCTGTTTTCCCAAGGGTCTGCCGTGGGCTCCGAAAGTCAG GGAAAAGGATATTGAGAACTTCCTGGAGTCCAGCAGGAGTAAATTCATCGGTTACACGCTGGGAAA TGACACGGATACAGTGGTCGGTTTGCCCAGACCCATACACGAAAGCATCAAAACTCTCAAACAG cACAAGTATGTGTCCATCGCTGAGGTCCAGATCGCTAAAGAAGAGGAGTATCAGAAGACCCCTCTGTCCGGC gGTGAGGAAGAGCTGGAGTTGTGTGCCACAGAGCTCTTGTACCAGGGTATTTTACCCAGTTTACCACAGTATATG atcGCACTGCTCAAGATCCTGTTGGCTGCTGCTCCCACATCCAAAGCCAAGACCGACTCCATCAACATCCTGGCAGACGTGCTGCCTGAGGAAATGCC CACTACGGTTCTTCAGAGTATGAAGTTGGGCGTAGATGTGAATCGCCATAAAGAAATCATCGTCAAAGCCATTTCAGCCATACTGCTGCTGCTACTGAAACACTTCAAACTCAACCACGTCTATCAG TTTGAGTACATGGCGCAGCATCTGGTGTTTGCCAACTGCATCCCGCTGATCCTGAAGTTCTTCAACCAGAACATCATGTCCTACATCACTGCTAAAAACAG TATCTCGGCTCTGGATTTCCCGCACTGCGTCGTTCACGAGCTTCCGGAGCTCACCGCTGAGAGTCTG GAAGCTGGTGATAATAATCAGTTCTGCTGGAGGAACTTGTTCTCCTGTATTAATCTGTTGCGCATCCTCAATAAACTCACCAAATGGAAGCACTCCAGGACCATG ATGTTGGTGGTTTTCAAATCGGCTCCCATCCTGAAGAGGGCGCTGAAGGTTAAGCAGGCCATGATGCAGCTCTATGTGCTCAAGCTGCTCAAAGTCCAGACAAAGTATCTGGGGCGGCAATGGAGGAAGAGCAACATGAAAACCATGTCGGCGATATACCAGAAGGTGCGTCATCGCCTCAACGATGACTGGGCCTATGGAAACG CAGACCTGGATGCTCGCCCCTGGGACTTCCAGGCAGAAGAATGCGCCCTACGTGCCAACATCGAACGGTTCAACAGCCGACGCTACGACAAGAACCAGAGCAACCCAGAATTCCTCCCGGTGGACAACTGCCTTCAAAGTGTGCTTGGACAGCGGATCGACCTTCCAGAAGACTTCCAAATGAACTATGACCTCTGGCTGGAGCGTGAAGTCTTTTCCAAACCCATTTCCTGGGAAGAGCTCCTGCAGTGA